From Oreochromis niloticus isolate F11D_XX linkage group LG14, O_niloticus_UMD_NMBU, whole genome shotgun sequence, one genomic window encodes:
- the LOC112842088 gene encoding uncharacterized protein KIAA0754-like — MWRPSLGALAACFFFHRQIASPPSLAAHLLDPPLRGKQFPRSLHLTTSPLTPAASAESADEGPAVQNHSAAVLPGRLVQPLSDTPAPASFRKRRSCRRRASPQPDSPTFLQPAVVSHMDNSSSLTSSVYSLDCVKANLVAQPAARPGAVAQPAAQLVTQSSDQSASHPCPQFEVDMPAGTTLPLFHPPAVSASLSSLPRVAATPSSPPPFAATSPPASHQTAATAALSASPSTSPTQPSSSPPAATASPSSSPDQPSVAAPQPEELSEPELKLSEREEPASPAVELAPQPEDQLSEREEPASPAVELALQPEEQLSELQQELAPQPEELCDLEWEFGELEERPPSREGLGGPGKRAPPSEVDIAVHAFDDQRAVHAFLAFHVQRVGDPGPFNSVACRGCNATGPVAGRRSRNAAATGPVAGRLKSSASITGSEVGRLNCFSTTA, encoded by the exons ATGTGGCGACCCTCCCTGGGAGCCCTTgctgcctgtttcttttttcataggCAGATAGCTTCCCCACCGTCGCTTGCAGCTCACTTGTTGGACCCTCCATTGCGGGGGAAACAGTTCCCACGCTCTCTGCACCTCACCACTTCTCCACTCACCCCCGCGGCATCTGCTGAGTCAGCAGACGAAGGACCGGCGGTTCAAAACCACTCAGCTGCTGTCCTGCCCGGCCGGCTGGTGCAACCTCTGTCAGACACGCCGGCCCCGGCATCGTTTAGGAAGCGACGTTCGTGCCGCCGGCGTGCCTCACCGCAGCCTGATTCTCCGACTTTCctacagccggctgtggtgagtcaTATGGACAATTCATCTTCACTCACCTCCTCTGTTTATTCACTGGACTGTGTGAAAGCTAACCTTGTAGCACAGCCAGCCGCCCGGCCTGGAGCCGTAGCACAGCCAGCCGCCCAGCTAGTAACTCAGTCTTCAGACCAGTCAGCCTCTCATCCTTGTCCTCAGTTTGAGGTCGATATGCCTGCTGGAACAACTCTGCCATTATTTCACCCGCCTGCTGTTTCTGCATCGCTGTCCAGTCTACCACGAGTAGCTGCCACACCATCATCACCTCCACCCTTTGCAGCTACTTCTCCACCAGCGTCTCATCAGACTGCAGCGACCGCAGCACTCTCGGCTTCACCATCCACATCGCCTACTCAACCATCATCTTCACCACCTGCAGCTACCGCATCACCATCTTCATCTCCGGATCAACCTTCTGTAGCCGCACCGCagccggaggagctcagcgagcccGAGCTGAAGCTCAGCGAGCGGGAGGAGCCCGCGTCGCCAGCTGTGGAGCTCGCGCCGCAGCCGGAGGATCAGCTCAGCGAGCGGGAGGAGCCCGCGTCACCAGCTGTGGAGCTCGCACTGCAGCCGGAGGAGCAGCTCAGCGAACTGCAGCAGGAGCTCGCGCCGCAGCCGGAGGAGCTCTGTGACCTGGAGTGGGAATTCGGCGAGCTGGAGGAGCGGCCACCATCAAGAGAGGGGCTCGGTGGGCCGGGGAAGCGCGCACCGCCATCGGAGGTCGAC ATCGCCGTCCACGCCTTCGACGACCAGCGCGCCGTCCACGCTTTCCTCGCCTTCCACGTCCAGCGCGTCGGGGATCCTGGGCCTTTCAACTCTGTCGCCTGCCGGGGCTGCAATGCCACCGGACCCGTGGCAGGCCGCCGGAGCCGCAACGCCGCCGCAACCGGACCCGTGGCAGGCCGCCTGAAGAGTTCTGCTTCCATCACGGGGTCGGAGGTAGGCCGCCTGAACTGTTTTTCCACCACTGCCTGA